In Flavobacterium sp. N1736, the following are encoded in one genomic region:
- a CDS encoding cytochrome c oxidase subunit II, translating into MTSLLVIIVLVLLAVALWQLTKIFDLTQVGSSSDDSQVASDNDNNVQGYIMFGFLAFIYIFTIYGLLKWGGLALHTPASEHGLLVDSLMNITWVLIFVVQFITQGLLYWFSFKNRGNKDKKALFFADSNKLEAIWSIIPSVVLACLILYGLYAWNNIMFVDKDEDVIEIELYAQQFKWTARYAGQDNVLGKANVRLIEGINTLGVDMSDPNAQDDIVVSELHIPKGKKVHFKMRSQDVLHSAYMPHFRAQMNCVPGMVTEFAFIPTYTTSEYRELPFMIEKVANINKLRAEKSVELVAKGGTALDPYTFDYLLLCNKICGASHYNMQMKVVVDTPEDYKKWLGEKTTLAQDIKAAAAAKAPAEGAEATTDSTTNTAKDTVKAVIDTVKAVVAKVAMK; encoded by the coding sequence ATGACAAGTTTGTTGGTAATTATAGTTTTAGTTTTATTAGCAGTTGCATTGTGGCAATTGACCAAGATATTTGATCTTACTCAGGTAGGATCTTCTTCGGACGATTCGCAAGTTGCATCAGATAATGATAATAATGTACAAGGTTATATTATGTTTGGCTTCTTGGCATTCATATATATATTTACGATTTATGGTTTATTAAAATGGGGTGGTTTAGCACTTCATACTCCTGCATCAGAGCATGGGCTTTTAGTAGACAGCTTAATGAATATTACTTGGGTTTTAATTTTTGTAGTTCAATTTATTACACAAGGTTTATTATATTGGTTCTCTTTTAAAAATAGAGGAAATAAAGATAAAAAAGCATTATTTTTTGCTGATAGTAATAAATTAGAAGCAATTTGGAGTATTATTCCATCTGTAGTTTTAGCTTGTTTGATTCTTTACGGATTGTATGCATGGAACAATATTATGTTTGTTGACAAAGATGAAGATGTAATTGAAATTGAATTATATGCTCAACAATTTAAATGGACAGCAAGATATGCAGGACAAGATAATGTTTTAGGTAAAGCTAACGTACGTTTGATTGAAGGTATAAATACTTTAGGAGTTGATATGTCAGATCCGAATGCTCAGGATGATATTGTAGTTTCTGAGTTACATATTCCTAAAGGTAAAAAAGTACATTTCAAAATGCGTTCTCAAGACGTATTGCACTCAGCTTATATGCCTCACTTTAGAGCGCAAATGAACTGTGTTCCCGGAATGGTTACTGAGTTTGCTTTTATTCCAACTTATACAACTTCTGAATATAGAGAATTACCTTTTATGATCGAGAAAGTTGCAAACATCAACAAACTTAGAGCTGAAAAAAGCGTTGAGTTAGTTGCAAAAGGAGGTACAGCTTTAGATCCTTACACATTTGATTATTTATTATTATGTAATAAAATTTGTGGAGCTTCTCACTACAACATGCAAATGAAGGTAGTTGTTGATACTCCGGAAGATTATAAAAAATGGTTAGGCGAAAAAACTACTTTAGCTCAGGATATTAAAGCGGCAGCTGCTGCTAAAGCACCGGCTGAAGGAGCAGAAGCTACTACAGATAGTACAACTAATACAGCTAAAGATACTGTTAAAGCAGTTATTGATACTGTTAAAGCAGTTGTAGCTAAAGTTGCTATGAAATAA
- a CDS encoding cbb3-type cytochrome c oxidase subunit I — protein MSAEAHDHDHGHDHEHEHHHKDTFITKYIFSIDHKMIAKQYLITGIIMGIIGIAMSLLFRMQLAWPEESFKIFNVLLGDKFAPDGVMANDIYLALVTIHGTIMVFFVLTAGLSGTFSNLLIPLQIGARDMASGFMNMISYWLFFLSAVIMLSSLFVEAGPASAGWTIYPPLSALPQAIPGSGTGMTLWLVSMAIFIASSLMGSLNYIVTVINLRTKGMSMTRLPLTIWTFFVTAIIGVISFPVLLSAALLLIFDRSFGTSFFLSDIYIAGEVLHYQGGSPVLFEHLFWFLGHPEVYIVILPAMGLVSEIMATNSRKPIFGYRAMIMSVLAIAFLSTIVWGHHMFISGMNPFLGSVFTFTTLLIAIPSAVKAFNWITTLWKGNLQFNPAMLFSIGMVSTFITGGLTGIILGDSTLDINVHDTYFVIAHFHLVMGISALYGMFAGIYHWFPKMYGRMLNKNLGYIHFWVTAVCAYGVFFPMHFIGLAGLPRRYYTNTNFPLFDDLQNVNVLITTFALVGGAFQLVFLYNFFSSIFYGKKATQNPWRSTTLEWTTPVEHIHGNWPGEIPHVYRWPYDYSNPNHDVDFVPQNVPMKEGEEVLHH, from the coding sequence ATGTCAGCAGAAGCGCACGATCACGATCACGGACACGATCACGAGCACGAACATCATCATAAAGACACGTTCATTACTAAATATATCTTTAGTATTGATCACAAAATGATTGCTAAGCAATACTTAATTACCGGTATCATTATGGGTATTATTGGTATTGCAATGTCCTTGCTTTTCAGAATGCAATTAGCATGGCCAGAAGAGTCTTTCAAAATCTTTAATGTTTTATTAGGAGATAAATTTGCACCTGATGGTGTAATGGCAAATGATATTTATTTGGCTTTAGTAACAATTCACGGTACCATCATGGTATTCTTTGTACTGACAGCCGGTTTAAGTGGAACGTTTAGTAACTTACTTATTCCGCTTCAAATTGGAGCAAGAGATATGGCTTCTGGATTCATGAACATGATTTCATACTGGTTGTTTTTCTTATCTGCTGTAATTATGTTAAGTTCTTTATTTGTTGAAGCTGGACCAGCTTCTGCAGGTTGGACAATTTATCCTCCATTAAGTGCTTTACCACAAGCAATTCCAGGTTCTGGAACGGGTATGACTTTATGGTTAGTTTCTATGGCTATCTTTATTGCATCTTCTTTAATGGGATCTTTAAATTACATCGTAACTGTAATCAATTTAAGAACTAAAGGAATGTCTATGACAAGACTTCCACTTACAATCTGGACATTTTTCGTAACAGCTATCATTGGTGTTATTTCATTCCCGGTGTTGTTATCGGCTGCTTTATTATTGATTTTTGACAGAAGTTTTGGTACTTCATTCTTCTTATCTGATATTTATATCGCTGGAGAAGTTTTACATTACCAAGGTGGTTCACCTGTATTGTTCGAGCACTTATTCTGGTTCTTAGGACACCCTGAGGTTTATATCGTAATCTTACCAGCAATGGGTCTTGTTTCTGAAATTATGGCTACGAACTCTCGTAAACCAATCTTTGGATACAGAGCGATGATTATGTCAGTTCTTGCAATTGCATTTTTATCTACAATTGTTTGGGGTCACCATATGTTTATTTCAGGTATGAATCCTTTCTTAGGATCTGTATTTACCTTTACAACTTTATTGATTGCGATTCCATCTGCTGTAAAAGCTTTTAACTGGATTACAACTTTATGGAAAGGTAACCTGCAATTCAACCCTGCAATGTTATTCTCTATCGGAATGGTTTCTACTTTCATCACTGGAGGTTTAACCGGAATCATTTTAGGAGATAGTACTTTAGATATTAATGTTCACGATACTTACTTCGTTATTGCTCACTTTCACTTAGTAATGGGTATCTCTGCACTTTACGGAATGTTTGCTGGTATTTACCACTGGTTCCCTAAAATGTACGGAAGAATGTTGAATAAAAACTTAGGTTATATTCACTTTTGGGTAACTGCAGTTTGTGCTTACGGAGTATTTTTCCCAATGCACTTTATCGGATTAGCTGGTTTACCAAGACGTTATTATACAAACACAAACTTCCCATTATTTGATGATTTACAAAATGTGAATGTTTTAATTACAACATTTGCTCTTGTAGGAGGAGCTTTCCAATTGGTATTCTTGTACAACTTTTTTAGTAGTATTTTCTACGGTAAGAAAGCAACACAAAATCCATGGAGATCTACAACATTAGAATGGACAACTCCGGTAGAACATATTCACGGTAACTGGCCAGGTGAAATTCCTCACGTATACCGTTGGCCGTATGACTATAGTAACCCAAATCACGATGTAGATTTTGTACCGCAAAATGTACCAATGAAAGAAGGTGAAGAAGTTTTACACCACTAA
- the ruvB gene encoding Holliday junction branch migration DNA helicase RuvB, whose translation MNENLDPTTNGYNPEELDLEKRLRPLSFDDFAGQDQVLENLKVFVAAANQRGEALDHTLFHGPPGLGKTTLANILANELEVGIKITSGPVLDKPGDLAGLLTNLDERDVLFIDEIHRLSPIVEEYLYSAMEDFKIDIMIESGPNARTVQINLNPFTLIGATTRSGLLTAPMRARFGISSRLQYYTTELLTTIVERSSSILKMPISLDAAIEIAGRSRGTPRIANALLRRVRDFAQIKGNGTIDLEIARYALKALHVDAHGLDEMDNKILLTIINKFKGGPVGLSTLATAVSESSETIEEVYEPFLIQEGFIMRTPRGREVTDKAYKHLGKINTNIQGGLF comes from the coding sequence ATGAATGAAAACCTAGATCCCACTACAAATGGGTACAATCCAGAAGAATTAGATCTTGAAAAAAGATTACGTCCGCTGTCATTTGATGATTTTGCCGGACAAGATCAAGTTTTGGAGAATTTAAAAGTATTTGTTGCTGCTGCCAATCAACGTGGTGAAGCTCTTGATCATACACTTTTTCATGGACCTCCCGGATTGGGGAAAACTACTTTGGCTAATATTCTGGCTAATGAACTTGAAGTTGGAATCAAAATTACTTCCGGACCTGTTTTAGACAAACCTGGAGACTTGGCTGGTTTATTGACAAATCTTGACGAAAGAGACGTTCTGTTCATTGATGAAATTCATCGTTTGAGCCCAATTGTCGAAGAATATTTATATTCTGCAATGGAAGATTTCAAAATTGATATTATGATCGAGTCCGGACCAAATGCCAGAACGGTGCAAATCAATTTAAATCCTTTTACTTTAATTGGCGCAACAACCCGTTCAGGATTATTAACGGCGCCAATGCGTGCACGTTTTGGGATCTCATCCCGATTACAATATTATACAACTGAACTTTTAACTACTATTGTCGAAAGAAGTTCTTCTATACTTAAAATGCCAATTTCATTAGATGCTGCTATCGAAATTGCCGGTCGTAGTCGTGGTACACCTCGTATTGCTAATGCATTGTTACGAAGAGTGCGAGATTTTGCACAAATAAAAGGAAACGGAACTATCGATCTTGAAATAGCACGCTATGCATTAAAAGCACTTCATGTTGATGCACACGGTCTTGACGAAATGGATAACAAAATATTGTTAACCATCATTAATAAATTCAAAGGCGGACCTGTAGGACTTTCTACTTTGGCAACTGCAGTTTCTGAAAGCAGCGAAACCATAGAGGAAGTTTATGAACCTTTCCTGATTCAGGAAGGATTTATTATGCGAACTCCAAGAGGAAGAGAAGTTACAGATAAAGCTTATAAACATTTAGGGAAGATAAATACCAATATTCAAGGCGGGTTATTTTAA